One window from the genome of Clarias gariepinus isolate MV-2021 ecotype Netherlands chromosome 15, CGAR_prim_01v2, whole genome shotgun sequence encodes:
- the fstl3 gene encoding follistatin-related protein 3 isoform X1 — translation MSLFSALRCVVLISLCGTLAKHQANAGMCWLQQGQEPRCDMVLMRGVSKEECCAGGRLDTAWSNTSLPINEVSLLGFLGIVSCKPCKETCEGVKCGLGKVCRMKGGRPQCICSPDCSSISRKHAVCGSDGTTYKDECALLMSRCRGHPDLEIMYQGECKKSCSNVVCPGTHTCVTDQTNSAHCVMCRTAQCPMPVVNSQTICGNDNITYPSACHLRRATCFFGRSIGVRHYGHCRSKEGSEENSLY, via the exons ATGAGCTTGTTTTCGGCGCTCCGCTGTGTGGTGCTCATCTCGCTGTGTGGAACTCTCGCAAAGCACCAAGCCAACG cGGGCATGTGCTGGCTGCAGCAGGGCCAAGAGCCACGCTGTGACATGGTGCTGATGCGTGGTGTGAGCAAGGAGGAGTGCTGTGCCGGAGGTCGTTTGGACACCGCTTGGTCCAACACCAGCCTGCCCATCAACGAGGTCAGTCTGCTGGGCTTCCTGGGAATTGTGTCCTGCAAACCCTGCAAAG AGACATGTGAAGGAGTGAAGTGTGGCTTGGGGAAGGTGTGTAGGATGAAGGGTGGCCGTCCTCAGTGCATCTGTTCCCCAGACTGTTCCAGCATTTCCAGAAAGCATGCTGTCTGTGGGAGTGATGGCACTACATACAAAGATGAATGTGCCCTCCTAATGTCTCGCTGCAGAGGCCACCCTGACCTTGAGATCATGTACCAAGGAGAGTGCAAGA AGTCATGCTCCAATGTGGTGTGTCCCGGTACCCACACCTGTGTGACAGACCAGACCAACAGTGCCCACTGTGTGATGTGCCGCACAGCTCAGTGCCCGATGCCCGTGGTCAATAGTCAGACCATCTGCGGCAACGATAACATCACCTACCCAAGTGCCTGCCATTTGCGCCGTGCCACCTGCTTCTTCGGCCGCTCCATAGGAGTGCGCCATTATGGCCACTGCAGGA GTAAAGAAGGTAGTGAGGAGAATTCACTCTATTAG
- the fstl3 gene encoding follistatin-related protein 3 isoform X2, which translates to MSLFSALRCVVLISLCGTLAKHQANAGMCWLQQGQEPRCDMVLMRGVSKEECCAGGRLDTAWSNTSLPINEVSLLGFLGIVSCKPCKETCEGVKCGLGKVCRMKGGRPQCICSPDCSSISRKHAVCGSDGTTYKDECALLMSRCRGHPDLEIMYQGECKKSCSNVVCPGTHTCVTDQTNSAHCVMCRTAQCPMPVVNSQTICGNDNITYPSACHLRRATCFFGRSIGVRHYGHCRSKD; encoded by the exons ATGAGCTTGTTTTCGGCGCTCCGCTGTGTGGTGCTCATCTCGCTGTGTGGAACTCTCGCAAAGCACCAAGCCAACG cGGGCATGTGCTGGCTGCAGCAGGGCCAAGAGCCACGCTGTGACATGGTGCTGATGCGTGGTGTGAGCAAGGAGGAGTGCTGTGCCGGAGGTCGTTTGGACACCGCTTGGTCCAACACCAGCCTGCCCATCAACGAGGTCAGTCTGCTGGGCTTCCTGGGAATTGTGTCCTGCAAACCCTGCAAAG AGACATGTGAAGGAGTGAAGTGTGGCTTGGGGAAGGTGTGTAGGATGAAGGGTGGCCGTCCTCAGTGCATCTGTTCCCCAGACTGTTCCAGCATTTCCAGAAAGCATGCTGTCTGTGGGAGTGATGGCACTACATACAAAGATGAATGTGCCCTCCTAATGTCTCGCTGCAGAGGCCACCCTGACCTTGAGATCATGTACCAAGGAGAGTGCAAGA AGTCATGCTCCAATGTGGTGTGTCCCGGTACCCACACCTGTGTGACAGACCAGACCAACAGTGCCCACTGTGTGATGTGCCGCACAGCTCAGTGCCCGATGCCCGTGGTCAATAGTCAGACCATCTGCGGCAACGATAACATCACCTACCCAAGTGCCTGCCATTTGCGCCGTGCCACCTGCTTCTTCGGCCGCTCCATAGGAGTGCGCCATTATGGCCACTGCAGGAGTAAGGACTAA